Genomic window (Aurantimicrobium sp. INA4):
GCTTCTAGTGCATCCTCCAGGCTGGCAATGTTGTGGCTGCGCATGTGCACAATCGCGTCAGCGCTTCCGGAGACGGTGCCCGCATCGACAACATCTGGAACTCCTTCGAGGAGTCGGCGAAGCTCATCGGGTGCAACCGTGCCACGGCAGAACAATTCGACGTAAGCCTCGGTCTCCAGGCCCTCAACAGAAGGATCAACGTGGATGGTGAATCCACGAATGACCCCGTCAGAGATCAAGCGATCAACACGACGTTTGACGGCTGATGCAGACAGCCCTATGACGCTTCCGATGTCTCCATAGGCGGCTCGAGAGTTCTGACGCAGTTGATCAATGATGCGACGGTCCAAGTTGTCCATGAGATGAGCTTATTAGGGCTCCTGAACTCAGACAGGAATTAGTTACTCCATTGAAATGGAGATCGTGATGACTCGGCCCGGCGGCAACTTGAAATATTCCGAAGCAGATTCTGAATTCCGGTGCATTGCCGAGAAGATGAGATCTTCCACTTTGTTGAGATCACCGGTATGTGGATTCACGAATTTACGTGAAGCAACAAAGTAGGTGGCTTCCTTTTCATCAAAATGCGGCTTAATGTGTTTAGAGCGCAGAGCACGAGGAATATCTGTCCTCTCCATGAAACCGGTGAAGATAGTCACCTTGGCAACGTATTCGGAGAGCTCCGTGTAGAGCGGCTTCTCTTTGGAATAGGGGTGTTCCGTCGTTACCACGTGGACCATGATGATCTTCTCTGGCATCGATTTCAACGCACGAATCTGTGCTTCGAGCGCCTGGGGGACAAGGCTGGGGATCGCAGCTAGGTAAATACCAACAGAATGCGTGACTGAAATCTTTGAGGATTTACGTAATTTGTCTACTTTGTCCCAGGTCATTGACTCATTGGCAAGCATCTCGTTAAGCAGGAATCGACCCTTGCGCCAGATCCACATAATCGAGGCAACAACAAAACCAACAGCTAAAGGAACCCAGGCATCCTTGAAAATCTTGGTGGAAGTTGAAATGACAAACGATAAGTCAATGATGAGGAACAACGACAGCAAAGGAATGGCGAAAACAGGTTTCCACTTCCAGTTTTCGATTGCCACCCAGAACAATGCGATTGTCGTGATGAGCATGGTTCCGGCGATGGCAAAGGCATATGCTCCAGCAAGCGCTGCAGAAGTTTCAAAAATGATGACTAGAGCTATGGCACCAACGCCGACGATGGCGTTGACAAATGGAACATATATTTGCCCGACGTGACGGAAGTTTGTGTGCACAACCTTCATACGAGCTATGAGGCCCATTTGAATTGCTTGGCTCGCAATGGACGCAACGCCTGTAATCAATGCTTGTGAGGCAATGATTGTTGCTGCTGTGGAGAGCAAAACCATATAAATGACCACTGCAGGATTGGGAGCGAGTCCGAAGAAGGGGTTTTCGGCCATTTCAGGTTCACGCAAAACTAGCGCTGCCTGGCCCAGGTAACACAGCACCAAACTGATGTTGACCAGACCAAACCATCCAATCCGAATGGGGGACTTACCGAAATGTCCCAAGTCTGCATACAGAGCCTCTGCTCCCGTGACAGCCAGAATGACAGAAGACATCACGATGAGTGTGAACCATCCGTGACGGGCGATGTACTCGACTGCATAAACCGGGTTGAGACCGATGAGAGCGACGGGGTTCTGGACGAGTTGGAGAACTCCCAAAATTCCAATTGTGGCGAACCACAGCAGCATAACGGGACCAAAAATAGTTCCCAGGAATCCAGTTCCACGGAATTGGAAGATAAACAACAGAGCCAAAATAATGACCGTCGCGGGTACCGCATATTGTGCCAGGTCTGGGTTGATTGATCCCAAACCTTCGGTTGCTGAAAGAACCGAAATAGCAGGAGTAAGTAAACCGTCAGCAAAAAGGAGAGCTGCAGCAAGAAGCATCATAAAGACGATTGCTGCTTTAGTTCCTTTACGCGCCTCTCTAATTCGTTGAGGCAGTTGGGCAAAAAGTGCGAGCACCCCACCTTCGCCATGGTTGTCTGCGCGGAGAACAACAACGAGATATTTGATGCTGACGACAATGGTGATCGTCCAAAAGACCAGCGAGACAATTCCGAGAACATTTTCTTCAGCTGTTCCGCCGGCATTCACTGATTCTTTGAAGGCATAGATAGGGCTTGTTCCAATGTCACCGTAGACGACACCAAGAGCTCCAAAAGCAAGGAGTAGAGAACCTTTGAGGGACTTCGTTGATTGTGCGGCTTTCGCCATGGTGTTCCGTTCGATGAAGAAGTAGGTAGCCGTCAGAATTCGCGACTCACAAGCGTCGAGAATATACCTCTTTGCTTAGAGCATCCATATTTATGACGTACTTCGTCAAGGATTGAAAGGGCAGAGCATAAAGTAGAGGAGTGAATACGCCCCTGCGAACCCGTCTGGCGATTTCTGCAGGAAAACTTGCAGCCGCCACTTCGAGGCTTGCTGGCCGTGGCGAGGGAATGATTATTGGCGGCAAAGTTGCTCTCAGACTTTCCCCCCATGCGCTTAAACATCTCTCCCAAGGACGTGTTGCTGCTCTCGTTTCAGCAACTAATGGAAAGACCTCCACTACACGATTACTTGCCACTGCGCTGAGCCAAAGTGGACCGGTTGCTTCTCCCACCACCGGTGCCAATATGACCGAAGGTGCTGTGTGGGCGCTGGCAACAGGTGAGCCAGGTGCTCAGGCTGTTCTCGAAGTGGACGAGGCTTATTTGCCGCGGATTGTGAAAGAGACACAACCAAAGGTTGTGCTCCTAGGTAACCTCAGCCGTGACCAGCTCGACCGCATGAGTGAAGTGGCCATGCTGGCTCGCAAGTGGCGCAAGATGATTGAACAGAACCCCGAGGTTCTCATCATCGCTAACGCCGATGATCCCATGATTGTTTTTGCTGCAGAAAAGGCAAAGAACATTGTCTGGGTTGCTGCGGGCCAAGCTTGGACCGCAGATTCTTCTGTCTGTCCTGAGTGCGGAACGTTACTCGTGCGTGATGAGAACACATGGAACTGTTCAGGGTGTGGACGCAGCCGCCCAACACCCGATTGGGTTTTTGAGTGGACGGCCTCTGCCGGAAAGCTTCATGCAACGGCGGTCTCGCCGCAGGGCAAGAAATATGACCTGTCAAAACTGAATTTGCCTGGCCGGTTTAATGCGTCAAATGCAACGATGGCGCTTGCTGCGTGCAGTGTGCTCAAAGTTGACCTCGATAAAGCGGTGCAGCTCATGTCGAGTGTGGCTGCAGTTTCAGGTCGCTATGCCATTGTGAAATCGGGCGCCCTCAAGGTTCGTTTGTTGCTTGCAAAGAACCCTGCGGGCTGGAGTGAACTTCTCGACATCATGCCACCGTCACCAACCCCAGTGATCATCATGATTAATTCCAATCATGCTGACGGGCGAGACCCGTCCTGGTTGTGGGACGTTCCCTTTGAACGTTTAGCCGGGCGCACAGTTATTGCATCTGGTAATCGCCGCCGTGATCTTGCTGTTCGACTTTTGCACGCGGGCGTTGATGCTCTGGTTGTGGAGGATCCCTTTGCCGCAGATGCCGATCTGCCTGCCTCTGTTCGAGAGCTTGACGTCATCGACTGCGCAGCAACCTATACGGCATTCCAAAAGATTCGTGTAGGAGCTCTCGAAGGCGAGGTGGATGCATGAGCAAGGTTGTGAAGATTGCTTCGATCTATCCCACCCTGTTGGGAACCTATGGTGATGGCGGCAATGTGGCTGCCCTCAAACACATTGCCGGCCTACATGAGATAGCTGTTGAAATTCTCGAGATTTCTCCTGGCCAAACTGTTCCGCATAACGCAGACATCTATGTTCTTGGCGGTGGTGAAGACACTGCGCAGTCCGCTGCCGCAGCTGCGCTGCACGCCAGCGGTGCGCTCGCCGAGGGTGTGAAGAATGGCGCAGCTGTCTTTGCTATTTGTGCCGGATACCAAATCTTGGGACACACTTTCCTTGACGCTGAAGGCAAACCATCGCAAGGGTTGGCTCTGCTGGATGTCACCACAGATCGTTTGGACAAACGGGCTGTCGGTGAAATGATTGCGATTCCCAGCGAGTTCGCTCCCGCAGGACTCACCCAAGCGTTTACTGGTTATGAAAACCATGGTGGTCACACACACCTAGGGTCTGATGTCCGCCCGCTCGCAACTGTCTCGCAAGGCATCGGAAATGGTGATGGCACCGAAGGCGCCATCAATGGCAGGGTCATCGGAACCTATTTCCACGGACCTTGTTTGGTGCGTAACCCACTCATGGCTGAGCAGTTGCTGAGCTGGGCAATTGATCGCCAGCTAGAACACATCGTTGAGGCTGAAGTTGAAGCACTTCGTCAAGAACGATTCGATTTTGTCTCCAAGAATTAGGATTGCCAGATGACTACTGTCGCACCTGCAACGAAGCCTGAGAAATTATTCTTTGGCCAACCCCGCCAACTCACCACGATCTTTGGCGTGGAAATGTGGGAGCGTTTTTCCTTCTACGGCATGCAGGGAATCCTGCTGTTGTACATGTTCTACCCTGCTGACAAGGGTGGCCTCGGTATCGATGTCAAGGTCGCTACCGGCATCGTCGGCGCCTATGGCGGTGGTGTTTATCTGGCCACCATCTTGGGCGCGTGGTTAGCTGACCGCCTTTTTGGTAGCGAACGTGTCCTGTTCTTTGCTGCCGTCATGGTCATGTTTGGCCACGTGGCACTTGCAGTTCTTCCCGCCTACACCGGACTGATTGTCGGGTTGATTCTGATTGCTATCGGTGCCGGTGGTGTGAAAGCAAATGCCACCAGCATTGTGGGGCAACTTTATGCACCCGGCGATGTTCGCCGAGATGCGGGTTTCTCTCTGTATTACTTAGGTATCAATCTGGGTGCATTCGTTGGCCCGCTCGCTACGGGTTTCTTGCAAACCACCTACGGATTCCACTGGGGCTTTGGCCTAGCTGCAGTCGGTATGGCTGCCGGTTTGACCCAGTACTCGATTGGGCGCCGCAAGCTTCCTGAACAAACACGTCTAGTTCCTAACCCACTTCCTTCAAACAAGAAGTGGGTAGTGGGAGCGTTGGCACTGGCGGGCATTGCCCTCATTGTCATTCTGGTTCTCTCTGGAGTGATCACCAGCGGCAACCTCTCCACCGTGATTATTGTTGTGACGCTTGCTGCAGCTATTGCGTATTTCGTCGTCATCTTGGGCAGCAAGCTCATCACCACAGTGGAACGCAACCGGGTGTTGGCGTTCATTCCACTCTTTATTGCCTGTGCTGCATTCTGGTCTCTGTATCAGCAGCAGTTCACGGTCGTGACTGTCTTTGCCAACGACCAGCTGAACCTGAGCATTTTCGGATGGGACATGCCAGTCTCGTGGGTCCAGTCCATTAACCCCATCTTCATCCTTGCCCTCTCTGGTGTGTTCGCTGCACTGTGGACCAAGTGGGGAACCAAGCAGCCCAGTACCCCGGTCAAGATGGCTTTGGGAACAATCGTGATGGGTATTGCTTTCTTGCTGTTCCTCACGATTTACAGCGCTGCTCCTCACACTGCGCCATTGCTCGCATTGGTTGGGATTTTGTTTGTCTTCACTATTGCTGAGTTGTTGATTTCTCCAGTCAGTCTCTCGGTGAGCACCAAACTGGCACCCACTGCGTTCCGCACCCAGATGGTGGCGCTGTTGTTCCTCTCCAGTGCATTGGGAACAGCGATGTCAGGTCAGCTTGCTGGTCTCTATGACGAGAAGCACCCAGAAATGAACTTCGATTACTTCGCCTACTCTGGCCTGGCAGCTATTGGTCTCGGTATTGTGCTCTTACTCATACGTAAGTGGGTTCTGAAGCTGATGGAAGGCGTTCGCTAATGAAAACGGCCGAATATATTGATCCACAAGGCGTGACCATCGTTTATGACGTGTATTCGGTAGAGAAACCGAGAGCAGTTGTTCAGATTATGCACGGCCTCGGTGATCACGCTGGACGCTATGCACACGTCGCAGCGGCGCTTAACTCGGCAGGCTACTCGGTTTATGCCCCCGATCAGCGTGGCCACGGCCGTACCGGAGTTAAGCAGTTTGGTGGAGATCTTTCCAAGCTAGGAAAGTTGGGCCCGGGTGGCCTGCGCGCTGCGGTGGCAGATTTCACTCAGATGACCGAGATTATTCGGGAGCAAAACCCTGGAGTTCCGATCGTTCTCTTAGGCCACAGCATGGGCTCTTTGATGGGGCAAATCCTGATCAACGATCACGCTGCGGACTACGCCGCCGTGGTGTTCTCGGGAAGTGCCTACCGCCAGCCTGGCTCGATGAATGCTGGCAAGCTCAATAAGCGCTTTGATACACCCGGCTGCACCGGACACGAGTGGCTCAGCCGTGATCCTGCTGTGTGGACATCTTTCAAGGAAGATCCGTGGACCTTTGAAGCAGACACTCTTAAGCTCTATGGCGTTGCCGATGGATTACGCCTGTTCGGCAAGCCCGCCAAAGATATGGCACAGGTTCCCATCTTGCTCATCGTGGGCGAAGATGATCCTTTAGGCGGCAAGCCCAGCAACATCAAGCTCGCCGAGAGCTATATCGAGCGTGCAGGCCAAACAGATGTGACCGTGGGCGTGTATCCCGAGGCTCGTCACGAAATCTTCAACGAGACCAACAAAGAAGAAGTCATCGACGACATGATCTCGTGGATTTCTGAACGGGTAGCGTCCTAAACATTTCGGCAGGTGTTGCCCAGTTCGGCATCCACCCCGCCAGACCGTGCCTTGTCCACGTAGTTTGGGTGCAGATCGAGCCATTGGGTGACAAACCAGCATCCTGAGGTGACCTTCTTGGTCGTGGTGGCAATGATGTCATCAATGGTGCGACGAACCAGGATGGCCCCCAGGCCTTCATTGCGATGAGCGGGGTCAATGAAGGTTCCGGTAATCATGATGTCGTTCTCTCGAGAGAGGTAGTGGGCTACGCCAACTTCCTTGTCATCAATCAGGATGACGTAGCGAGATTTACTGGGCTGGTGAACCACTTCAGTGCTCATAGAACGAGCCTACGACGAGAACTGCCAGAATAGGCAGGTGAGTTCTGCAACCGGTCGCATCATCAAGGGAAACAACCTTGATGTCTTAGCGACGTTGCCAGATGAGTCCGTCACCCTGATTTATATCGACCCGCCGTTCAACACCGGACGTGAACAAACACGAAGCAAGGTCACCTCGGTGCTGGCCGCGGATGATTCGACCAAGGGTTTGGTGGGCTTCAAAGGTAAGAGCTATGAGCGCACGCGCAGCGACCTCATGAAATATGACGATCGCTTTGATGACTATTGGGCGTTCCTTGAGCCGCGCCTGCGCGAGGCGTGGCGTCTGCTAGCTGATGATGGAACGCTCTATCTTCACCTTGACTATCGCGAGGCACACTATGCCAAGGTGATGCTGGACGCCCTCTTTGGCCGTGACAGTTTTATCAACGAACTCATTTGGGCATATGACTATGGCGCAAAGGCCAAGGGTCGCTGGCCTGCCAAGCATGACACCATCCTGGTTTATGTGAAGAACCCGAAGACGTACTACTTCAACTCTGAAGAGGTCGACCGGGAGCCCTATATGGCTCCAGGTTTGGTCACTGCTGAGAAGGCCGCTAAAGGAAAACTTCCCACTGATGTGTGGTGGCACACCATCGTCTCTCCAACCGGCAAAGAGAAGACGGGCTATCCCACGCAAAAGCCTGAAGGTATTCTTCGCCGCATCATTCAAGCCTCCAGTCGCAAGGGCGACACTGTGCTCGACTTCTTTGCTGGGAGTGGAACAACCGGTGCTGCCGCCTTGGGCCTTGGCCGAAACTTCATCTTGGTGGATCAGAACCCTGAATCGCTCAAGGTGATGAAATCTCGTTTTGCTGAGTATGACAAGCAGGTGTCTTTTGAGTAATCACGAACTTCCTCGCACGGAACAAACACGAGTTAAGCGTCTTGATGAAAAGCAAGTCTTTGACCGTGATGCGTTAAACGCTCTTCTCGACGAGGCCATTTATGGTCACGTTGCTGTAGTTCGAGATGGTAAACCGATGGTGTTGCCTGTGGGTATTGGTCGGGATGGCAATCACTTGCTCATTCACGGTTCAACCGGCTCGGGAATCTTCCGAGAAATAGCGGATGGCCGAGACGTGTGTGTGGCGGTGACACTACTGGATGGACTTGTCTATGCACGCTCAGCTTTTGAAAGCTCCATGCATTACCGATCCGCTGTCATCATGGGCACAGCAACAGTTATTGAGGGGGAGCAGAAACTCTCCGCACTTGCGACTCTGACCGACCACATGATGCCAGGTCGCTGGGATGAGGTTCGCGAGACCACCAAGAAAGAACTCGCCGCGACCATGGTGCTGAGCATCCCGTTGGATGTAGCCAGCGTGAAGGTGAGTGCTGGACCGGTTGATGAGTTTGAGGACGATGGAGATGACCGCTCAATCTGGGCTGGCATTCTCCCCTTGCGCGTGGTTGCCGGTGATCCCGTTCCATCTGAAATGACTCCGGAGGGAACCCCCGTGTCACCCTCGGTTATCAAACAACGACAGCGGTTGATCTAATTCCTTGGTTGTGGGGTTCCTCCGCTTCTCACGAGACCTAGACTCAAAGAATGAAGAGCTGGAACCTTAATCCCATCGCTGCAGTTGTCGCATTATTTTGTGCGGTTGCATTTGGCGCGGGGGGAGCCATTGCCTATGTGAACTTGAGTTCAGAGCCCGAAGCTGCTCCAGATAAATCTTCTTCCCTGATGTATGTGTTGAATGCGGGTGAAGGCAATCTTGTTCAGAACGAAGCCAAGAATTACACAATGACATTAAGCGAAACAAGTGAGTCGATTATTTGGTTCACAGATCGACCTGAACGTCTAGCGGACTCTGTCTCGACAGCACGATTTATAGACAGTTGGCAAAAACTAGGTTTTACTGATGATCCTCCCAATATCACCATGACCTTAGAGCCGGCGGACGGCACTTCCAACGAAATGACCATTGTTGCGACATTGACCGATCCTGTATACGACCGAGCTGCCGGAACACTCACAAGTCAGCTGCTGATTGTTTTGGAAGAGGACTTGCGGTCAAACGGTGGTGAACTTGATTTAGAAAAAGCATCAAGTGAAGCTGAACTACCACCATCCTTCGAAAAGGTAACTGTATTTATTGACAATTCAGGATATGTCGATGAAAACGGAGAACTGGTTCTTTGCACCAATGACTTTGGTCAAGAAAACGAAGGGTGTACTACATTTTCTGGTGATCAAATGAGGGAGTTGTGTGAGTCGAACGTTGACTGTGCACGCAATCTAGACGCCGACGGGAATCTCTCAGTGTGCTACACCAACCAGGACTGTGGGTTCTATCCGGCAGACGCACTCCGTGAACTTTGTTACTCAGACGAAGCCTGTTTTCAATACACACAGCTCTATCAAAAGGAAAAACAAGGACAAAGTGATGAGCAACAAATGATTGATACTTTTATCAATGAATCTATTGCCGCCTACGATGAAAAGCTAGGCGTTATCCAACTTTGTGAATCTAGTTCTCCCTGTAAATGAATAAGAAATAGCTACAGAGAAATGCTTGTCTAACAGATCTGCCCCGTGGTTAGCTGGGGCAGATTTGTAACAACTAAGAAGCAGATTTAACTTTCTTCTTTTCCTTGGCTAATGCTTTTTCTTTGTGTGCTTGACGGGCAGCTTCACGCTTTTCTGCCTCTTTGAGTCGAATTGCGCCTGTAGCTGTTCCAGGTTCGACCATGGAGCCCATCATCTCAGCGGCATTTTCAGCGAGCAACACGGCGTCCTCGTCTGCTGCTTCTTGCATTGCAGACTTCTGACGAAGGGGAGTCGCCTTGAGGAACCAGCTGAGGATGAAGGCGATTGTCACAACAACCAGGCCAATCCAATAAACCTGAACGGTTGCGTCAGCAAACCCAACGAGGAAGGGCTTAGCTAATGCTTCGTTGGCCCCAACGAGGAATGAGGTGTCTCCGTTGAGGGAGGTTCCGATGGCGGTTGGGTCTTTGTATATCTGAATGATGGCCGCATTGGCAGGATCTGACGCAATTGCGGGATCTGCCAAAGCTTTGGCTACACCAGCGGTGATTGAGGGTGTGGTGAAGGCAGTCTTGAGTGCTTCAGGAATGGCGGTGAAGAGTACCGAGAACAAGATTGCTGTTCCCGCGGTTCCACCCATCGTGCGGAAGAAGGTGGACGAGCTGGTGGCAACACCAATGTCACGTGGGCCTACAGAGTTCTGGCTGGCCACGGTGAGGGTTTGCATCAGCTGACCCAGACCTGCACCCATGAAGAACATGCCCAACATGACGAACCAGAAGGGGCTATCCCAGGTCAAACGCGTGAAGAGCAAGAAGCCCAAAATCATGAAGGCAGTACCTATGCGGGGGAACCACTTGTAGCTTCCTGTGCGGGACATAATCTGGCCACTCACGATAGATGCAATCATCATGCCTAAGATCATCGGCAGCATGAGCAGACCGCTCTCGGTGGGGGTAGCACCCTTGACCAACTGGAGGTAGAGAGGGATGGTCATCATGGCGCCGAACATTCCAAAACCAACAAACACACCCAAGATGGTGGCCATGGTGAACGTTTGAGACTTGAACATCTTCATGGGGATGAGTGCGTCATCACCCATGGAGCGTTCAATCATGACGAACGCAACAGCAGAAGCTATACCGATGAGATAGCAGGATAGGGATGCTGTGGATAGCCAGCCCCACTCGCGACCCTGCTCGGCGACCAGAAGGAGGGGGACAGTTGCGGTAATGACCGTGGCGGCACCCCACCAGTCAATGCGAACACGGCGGTGCGTCTTGGGCAGGTGGAGTGCCTTGAGAACGATGGCGAGAGCAACGATTCCAATGGGCACGTTAATGAGGAAGACCCAACGCCATCCGGCGATGCCAAGAATTTCTGGAGTTCCAGAAAGCACACCACCGATGAGTGGTCCAATCACACTGGAGACACCAAAGACGGCAAGGAAGAAGCCCTGATACTTTGCGCGCTCACGCGGCGCAAGCATGTCACCCATGATTGCCAGCGGCAGCGCCATCAAACCACCGGCACCCAGTCCCTGAATGGCACGGTATCCAGCCAACGAATACATAGTGTCTGCTGTTCCAGCAAGGAATGAACCGATGACGAAGATACTGATGGCAATGATGAACAGTGGGCGTCGGCCGAAGATGTCGCTGAGCTTGCCATAGAGAGGGGTCGAGATGGTCGACATGATCATGTAGGCCGTGGTGACCCAGGCCTGGAGGGCCATTCCGTCGAGGTCGTCAGCGATGGTGCGCATCGAGGTGCTGACTACGGTTTGGTCGAGAGCAGAGAGGAACATACCGGACATGAGTCCGATCATCACGAGCATGATCTCCCGCTTGGACATCACCGCGTCGGCGACAGCTTTTGCAGACATATAAAGCCTTTGGTTAGAAGGAAAACTTATGTGAAGTTACTAAAAGTAACTGCGGTAACACATAGTATCCTAGAAATGCTCAAGTCGACCACAATTTCCACAGGGGGTGAACACATGAATACTGACCTGAACAGCATCAAAGAACGTATCCAGGCAACGGACAGGGACGTCTTCTTTTCAGTGCTCTCCCACATCGGTGACAAGTGGAGCCTGGTTTTGCTCGGAGTGCTCAGCAGAGAACCTATGCGGTACACCCAATTGGTGGAACGCATCCCCAAGATTTCTCGGCGCATGCTTACTGTCACACTTCGGCAGCTGGAACGTGACGGATTGATTGAACGTGTCGTTCACGCTGAAACACCACCGTGGTTTGAATATGCGCTGACCGAATTGGGTCAAACGCTCATTGTTCCTGTTCGCGCGCTTGCGGACTGGACGCTGGATAACATCGATCTCATTATTGAGAATCGCGCAGCATACGATCGGGAAAACCCTTCCTGATGATGCGCAGAACGACCGCACTGAGCTCAGTGTTGATTGCTTCTGTCTTTCTGGGAGGTTGTGCCACAGGAAGCGTTGACACTGTCACATCAACCCCCACAGTCACTCAGAGCGTAACCGCAAGCCCCACAGCGACGTCAACCCCAACACCAAAGCCTGCTCGCACGCCCTTTTTCAACATCGATGACCCCAACTCCATCACTGTGGTGGTGAATAAACACCGCCCGCTCAATCCCAGCAATTTTGAATCTCCAGACATGGCCGTGCCCACAGCACTATCGAATCCCTATAGTCGCCCCCTGCGTACTGAAGCAGCACAAGCACTCGACCGCATGGCCACCGATGCTTCAGCGGCAGGAATACAGCTCAGCGTGGCAAGTGCATACCGCAGCTATGACACCCAGGTCGCAACCTATAACGGCTTTGTCGCCAGGGATGGCCAAGCACGAGCAGACACCTACTCTGCGAGACCAGGCCACTCTGAACATCAAACCGGGTTAGCTGTTGACCTCAACGATGGCGGTCCCTGCCAAGTCGATGTCTGCTTCGCAGACACTGCCGCAGGGCAGTGGCTTGCAGCCAATTCCTGGCAGTACGGCTTCATTGTTCGCTATCCCAATGGCTTCGACTCCATTACGGGGTATCAGTATGAGCCCTGGCATTTCCGCTATGTCGGTACCCGGGTCTCAACCGCGATGCACAACCTGAACATCCCCACTCTGGAGCAGTTCTTCAATCTCGAACCAGCTCCGAGTTACTACTAAGAGTTCAGCGCAGCGTCAACAATCTTCTTCGCTTCGGCCTGGACCTGCTTGAGATGCTCAGGACCGCGGAACGATTCAGCATAAATTTTGTAGACGTCTTCTGTTCCTGAGGGGCGGGCAGCAAACCAGGCATATTCGGTTTCTACTTTCACCCCGCCAATTGCTTCGCCATTGCCTGGAGCGTGAGAGAGCTTGGCAATAATGGGATCGCCCGCAAGCTCCGTGGCGTTGATGTCATCACCGCTGAGCTTGCCCAGGCGAGCCTTCGCTTCGCGGTCTGCTGGCGCATCCACGCGAGCAT
Coding sequences:
- a CDS encoding MDR family MFS transporter; amino-acid sequence: MSAKAVADAVMSKREIMLVMIGLMSGMFLSALDQTVVSTSMRTIADDLDGMALQAWVTTAYMIMSTISTPLYGKLSDIFGRRPLFIIAISIFVIGSFLAGTADTMYSLAGYRAIQGLGAGGLMALPLAIMGDMLAPRERAKYQGFFLAVFGVSSVIGPLIGGVLSGTPEILGIAGWRWVFLINVPIGIVALAIVLKALHLPKTHRRVRIDWWGAATVITATVPLLLVAEQGREWGWLSTASLSCYLIGIASAVAFVMIERSMGDDALIPMKMFKSQTFTMATILGVFVGFGMFGAMMTIPLYLQLVKGATPTESGLLMLPMILGMMIASIVSGQIMSRTGSYKWFPRIGTAFMILGFLLFTRLTWDSPFWFVMLGMFFMGAGLGQLMQTLTVASQNSVGPRDIGVATSSSTFFRTMGGTAGTAILFSVLFTAIPEALKTAFTTPSITAGVAKALADPAIASDPANAAIIQIYKDPTAIGTSLNGDTSFLVGANEALAKPFLVGFADATVQVYWIGLVVVTIAFILSWFLKATPLRQKSAMQEAADEDAVLLAENAAEMMGSMVEPGTATGAIRLKEAEKREAARQAHKEKALAKEKKKVKSAS
- a CDS encoding helix-turn-helix domain-containing protein, whose amino-acid sequence is MNTDLNSIKERIQATDRDVFFSVLSHIGDKWSLVLLGVLSREPMRYTQLVERIPKISRRMLTVTLRQLERDGLIERVVHAETPPWFEYALTELGQTLIVPVRALADWTLDNIDLIIENRAAYDRENPS
- a CDS encoding M15 family metallopeptidase; amino-acid sequence: MRRTTALSSVLIASVFLGGCATGSVDTVTSTPTVTQSVTASPTATSTPTPKPARTPFFNIDDPNSITVVVNKHRPLNPSNFESPDMAVPTALSNPYSRPLRTEAAQALDRMATDASAAGIQLSVASAYRSYDTQVATYNGFVARDGQARADTYSARPGHSEHQTGLAVDLNDGGPCQVDVCFADTAAGQWLAANSWQYGFIVRYPNGFDSITGYQYEPWHFRYVGTRVSTAMHNLNIPTLEQFFNLEPAPSYY